A genome region from Brassica oleracea var. oleracea cultivar TO1000 chromosome C2, BOL, whole genome shotgun sequence includes the following:
- the LOC106323539 gene encoding uncharacterized protein LOC106323539, which yields MAEGDDKKEDEFLAKLADGETPLYPSCANHSKLSAIVSLFRLKTKNGWSDKSFNDLLETLPEMLPEENVLHTSLYEVKKNLKSFDMGYEKIHACVNDCCLFRKRLKKLDHCPKCKASRWKTNVHTNETKKGVPQKVLRYFPIIPRLKRMYRSEVMAMDLRWHFSNKSTDGKLRHPVDSVTWDEMNAKYSTFAAEERNMGLGLSADGFNPFNMKNTMYSCWPVLLVNYNLPHDLCMKKENIMLSLLIPGPQQPGNSIDVYLEPLIEDLNHMWSIGELVYDAVTRSTFTLKAMLLWTISDFPAYGNLAGCKVKGRMGCPLCGKNTDSMWLKFRRKHVYMCHIKGLPPVCRFRGKKKWFDGNAEQGRRGRTLTGLEISQNLRNFKNEFGNVKRSGSKRKRVVCTDIRSDTDGLSSESEEEEEEYEEVKVDEDELSRWKKRSIFFKLPYWAELPVRHNLDVMHAERNVSARLVSTLLHCGKSKDGLPDRKDLEDLDDCKVTGLKSHDYHVLMQQLLPISLKGLLPKGPRLAITRLCAFFNLLCQRVIDREQLLVMEAEIVETLCLFERYFPPSFFDIMVHLTVHLGREARLVGPVHFRWMYPFERYMKVLKNFVRNTARPEGCIAESYLAEECIKFCSEFLKKTTNVEDKSERNMEYENSSILEGRLISTGTSITLTEMEKKITHLAMVLVEPYVE from the exons ATGGCAGAGGGAGACGACAAGAAAGAAGATGAGTTCTTGGCGAAGCTAGCTGATGGTGAAACACCATTGTATCCAAGTTGTGCAAACCATAGCAAGTTATCTGCTATTGTATCATTATTTAGATTGAAGACTAAGAATGGTTGGTCTGACAAGAGCTTCAATGATCTGCTAGAGACATTGCCGGAGATGTTACCAGAGGAGAATGTGCTACACACTTCACTGTATGAGGTTAAAAAAAATTTGAAGTCATTTGATATGGGTTACGAGAAGATTCATGCATGTGTCAACGACTGCTGCCTATTCAGAAAGAGGTTGAAGAAGCTTGATCACTGTCCTAAATGCAAGGCTTCAAGATGGAAGACTAATGTCCACACTAATGAAACGAAGAAAGGAGTCCCGCAGAAAGTGTTAAGGTACTTTCCAATAATCCCAAGGCTGAAGAGAATGTACCGGTCTGAGGTAATGGCCATGGATTTACGGTGGCACTTCAGCAACAAAAGCACTGATGGAAAACTTCGACACCCCGTTGATTCAGTCACATGGGATGAGATGAATGCCAAATACTCTACCTTTGCCGCTGAAGAAAGGAACATGGGGCTTGGACTTTCAGCAGATGGATTTAATCCATTCAATATGAAGAATACGATGTACAGTTGCTGGCCAGTTTTGTTAGTCAACTACAACTTGCCACATGATTTATGCATGAAGAAGGAGAACATCATGCTTTCATTGTTGATTCCTGGTCCACAACAGCCTGGTAATAGTATAGATGTGTACTTAGAACCCCTCATCGAGGATCTAAACCATATGTGGAGCATTGGAGAGTTAGTGTACGACGCAGTGACTCGATCAACGTTTACTCTGAAGGCGATGCTGCTTTGGACGATCAGTGATTTCCCAGCTTATGGGAATCTTGCAGGCTGCAAAGTAAAGGGAAGAATGGGGTGTCCTTTATGTGGGAAGAATACTGATAGTATGTGGTTAAAGTTTAGAAGAAAGCATGTGTACATGTGCCACATAAAGGGTCTACCACCAGTTTGTAGATTTCGTGGAAAGAAGAAGTGGTTCGATGGAAACGCTGAACAAGGGAGAAGGGGAAGGACTTTAACCGGGCTTGAAATATCTCAAAACCTAAGAAATTTCAAGAATGAGTTTGGAAATGTTAAACGATCTGGAAGTAAGAGGAAAAGGGTGGTCTGTACAGATATAAGATCTGATACTGACGGTTTATCCAGTGAATCAGAGGAAGAGGAAGAGGAATATGAAGAAGTCAAAGTAGATGAGGATGAGTTATCTAGATGGAAGAAGAGATCAATCTTTTTCAAACTACCTTATTGGGCG GAACTCCCGGTGAGGCACAACTTAGATGTAATGCATGCTGAGAGAAATGTCTCAGCTAGATTAGTTTCGACACTGTTGCACTGTGGAAAATCGAAGGACGGTCTTCCTGATCGTAAAGATCTGGAGGATCTTG ATGACTGTAAAGTCACAGGTCTGAAATCACATGACTACCATGTGTTGATGCAACAACTTCTTCCGATTTCTCTTAAAGGGTTGTTACCTAAAGGACCTAGGCTAGCAATTACAAGGCTATGCGCATTCTTCAATTTGTTGTGTCAGAGAGTGATCGACAGGGAGCAGCTTTTGGTCATGGAAGCGGAGATTGTGGAGACTCTCTGCTTGTTCGAAAGATATTTTCCTCCAAGTTTCTTCGATATCATGGTCCATTTGACTGTGCATCTAGGAAGGGAAGCCCGACTTGTTGGACCAGTCCATTTTAGATGGATGTACCCATTTGAGAG GTACATGAAAGTACTCAAAAACTTTGTCAGAAATACTGCAAGACCAGAGGGGTGCATCGCTGAGTCATATCTAGCTGAGGAATGTATCAAGTTTTGCAGTGAGTTTCTGAAGAAGACAACAAATGTAGAAGATAAAAGTGAAAGAAACATGGAGTATGAGAACAGCTCTATCTTAGAGGGGCGTCTGATATCCACCGGAACCTCAATTACACTCACTGAAATGGAGAAGAAAATAACACATCTTGCTATGGTTCTCGTAGAACCTTATGTAGAGTAA